The sequence below is a genomic window from Blastocatellia bacterium.
TCCGATCCGCCCCCCTCTCCGGCCGAGTCGGGACAATGAAGGACTTTGGCCGCACGCTCTATGCCTTCCTCCTGCGCGATGCACGCATCGCGTTGAGCTACCGACTTCAGTTTCTCTTCCAGTTTGTCGTCGTCGTTTTGACCGTCCTCATCCTCTACTTCATCTCCCAGTTGATTCGTTCGACCCCGGCGCTCGAAGAATACGGCGGCTATCTTCCCTTCGCCACCGTCGGGCTGGCGGTATCGTCCTACTTTCAGACGGGGTTCAGTAGTTTCGCCGGAGCCATTCGTAACGAGCAGATGGCGGGAACGCTCGAAGCCTTGCTCATGACGCCGACGCGCATCCCTGTGATCGTGATCGCTTCCTCGGTATGGGACTTTTTCTGGGCCACGGCGGTCGCCATCACGTATCTGGTGACGGCTCAAGTCCTGCTGGGAATTCACCTTCAGGGAAGCTGGACGCTCGCTCTCGTACTGCTCGTTTTGACGACGCTCATCTTCGCCAGTCTGGGTGTGATCTCGGCCAGTTTCGTCATGGTCTTCAAGCGGGGCGATCCGATCGGGCTGGTGATCGGGAGCTTGAGCACGCTGCTTGGGGGCGTGTTCTATCCGGTGAGTGCGCTGCCGCCATGGGTGCAGACGATCTCCCACCTGTTGCCGATCACCTATGGGCTGCAGGGGTTGCGAGACGTGTTGCTGCGGGGAGCGACCCTGGCCGCCGTGTGGCGTGATCTGGTGGTGCTGCTCGCGTTTGCTGCTGTCCTTGTCCCCCTGAGCCTCTTTTGCTTCAAAAAGGCGGTGGCCCGCGCCAAACGTGAGGGTAGCCTGCTTCAGTATTGATTGATTCCCCCGCCAGAACGCGCGCAGGAAGCCGCTTCCCCCCATCGGGGAGAGAGCATTCCTTCCGCGCTCTGATTCCGAACATCGTGCTCGCTACAATTGGCGTCACCAGCGGGCCTGTGCTATATTCGGCAGCCTGATGGCGCAAAGAACATGGAGGGAGTGACGCACATTGAGCATCCTGGTTGATCACAACACGCGCGTCGTCGTTCAAGGAATCACCGGTCGAGAAGGAACTTTCCACACGCAGCAGATGAAGGCCTACGGGACGAAGATCGTGGCCGGCGTCACGCCGGGAAAAGGCGGAATGATTCACGAAGGCGTCCCCGTCTTTAACACCGTCGAACAGGCGGTGAGAGAGACGGGCGCGACAGCGAGCGTCATTTACGTTCCCGCCGCTGTGGCTGCCGACGCCATCATGGAAGCAGCCGATGCCGGCATCGAGCTGGTCGTGTGCATCACCGAGGGAATCCCGGTGCTGGACATGGTCAAGGTGATGGCTTTCCTGGAAGGACGCCCCACCCGGCTCATCGGCCCCAACTGTCCGGGCATCATTTCCCCGGGCAAATGCAAGATCGGAATCATGCCCGGCCATATTCATCGAGAAGGCACCGTGGGCGTCGTCTCGCGCAGCGGCACGCTCACCTATGAAGCCGTCTGGCAGATCACCGAGCGGGGGCTCGGCCAGTCCACCTGCATCGGCATCGGAGGGGATCCGATCGTCGGCACGACCTTCGTGGACGCCCTCCGACTCTTCGAGCAGGACGAACAAACCGAGGCTGTCGTTCTCATCGGAGAGATCGGCGGAACGGCGGAGGAAGAAGCCGCCGCCTTCGTTCGTTCGGCCATGACCAAGCCGGTCGTCGGATTCGTCGCCGGTCAGACGGCTCCTCCGGGACGGCGCATGGGTCACGCCGGAGCCATTATCGCCGGTGGCCAGGGAACAGCCGCCGAGAAGATCAAGGCCATGAGCGAGGCCGGCATCCACGTGGTCCTGAGCCCTGCCGACATCGGCGATACCGTCGCGAAAATTCTCCGGGCGTAGCGCTCGCCGTCCCGAACTCAAGCAGTATCACGATTCCCCATCGGGACCACCCTCGCAATAACGGGCTACGGGAGAGAGACATGATTGAACGGACACTGGCCATCATCAAGCCGGATGCCGTGGCCGCCGGTCATATCGGCGACATCATCCGGCGAATCGAACGGGAGAAATTTCGCATTCGCGGGATGAAGCTCCTGCGCCTGACCAAGGCCCAGGCGGAAGGATTCTACGCCGTCCATCGGGATAAGCCGTTCTTTGAGAGTCTCACGACGTTCATGTCGAGCGGACCGTGCGTCGTCCTTCTGCTCGAAGGAGAATCGGCCATCGCCCGCTGGCGCGACGTGATGGGCGCAACGGACCCGGCTCGCGCCGCCGAGGGGACGATTCGCAAACAATTCGGCACGACAATTGAACGTAATGCCGTGCATGGCTCCGATGCCCCGGAGACGGCTGCCTTTGAGACAGCGTACTTTTTCAACGCCCTGGAAACCATAGGATAACGCCGATGCCAACCGAAGGATGGGCCAGCGTGGGAAAATTCTTCCTCCTGCTGGGAGGGCTATTTATCGCCCTGGGGGCTCTCATCCTCGTGCTGGAGCGCTTCCCTCAGCTCCCCATCGGACGCCTGCCCGGCGACATTCGCATCGAGCGAGGGAACTTTCACCTCTACATCCCGCTGGGGACCTCGCTCCTTGTGAGCGTGTTGCTGACGCTTCTCTGGTCGCTCATCTCGCATCTTCGTCGGTGAAGTGACCTTGTCGGTGAACGGGGATCATTCGCCATCGGGGAGGCGGAGGTGAAATCTTGAGATCTCAAATTCCACCAACGACTCTGCCCCCCATCACACTGAGGAGGAACCATGAGCGGGGAAAAACGGTTTCGCATCTTTGCTACCTGTGATATTGGTCAGGAGGCGCTCGACCGATTGCGCGCCCGGGGATATGACGTGGAAGTCTATCCCTCTCCTGATCCGCCGCCCAAAGAGCTTATCATCGAGAAAGTGAAATCCGGCATTGATGCTCTCATCACCACGCTGCGCGACCGTATTGACCGCGAGGTGTTCGCCGCCGGCCAGGGCACGCTCAAAGTGGTCGCACAGGATGCCGTGGGTTTCGATAACATTGATCGGGCCGCCGCCAATGAGTTCAAGATCCCCTTCACCCATACGCCTGACGTCCTCAATGAAGCGACGGCGGAGTTCGCCTTCTTCATCCTTGGCTGCCTGTCCCGCAAGCTCTGGTCGAGCGAACAACTGGTTCGGGAGAACCGCTGGGGAGCCTGGCACCCCTACCTCCCTTTCCTCGGCGATGAAGTGACGGGCAAAACCGTCTCGGTCATCGGGACCGGACGCATCGGTAAAGCCTTCATCAAAAAGTGCGTGGGCATGGACATGAATATCCTCTGTTACGATCCGGTCTTTCAGGATCACGCCTTCATCGCCCATGTTCAGCGCGAACTCGATCTTCGCTACGAGGTGGGATTCAGCGAGGAGCGACGGACCATCGCCTACGTGAGCTTCGACGACGCCCTCCGCGGCGGCGATTACGTGAGCCTGCACGTTCCCCTGCTGCGCCCGGGAGAGAGCGATACGCCCACCTACCACCTCATGAACGAGGACTCCTTCAGGAAGATGAAGCCGACGGCTTATCTCATCAACACCTCGCGCGGTCCCGTTGTTGATGAGAACGCTCTGTACTGGGCCTTGAAGAATCGCGTGATCGCCGGAGCGGCTCTCGACGTCTATGAGAAGGAACCGTTACCGCCTGATTCGCCGCTGCGAGATCCGGAACTGGCCGATCGCCTGCGCCTCTATCACCATTTTGCCAGCGGAGGAAAAATCACCCGCCTGTCTCCCGATCCCAACAAAGGCATGGCTGGGCGAACCGTCCAGGCCGTCATTGATGTCCTCGAAGGGAACTACGGCGGCGATCTGACGAAAATGCCCTTCGTGGTCAACAAGGAGGCCTTCCGGTCTTAGCGGAGTCACTCTATTGTCGCTCTATTATCGAGTTCGGCAACGGCGCTGCGTACCATCGGAAGTGGTCAGAGGGCGGCGTTCATCGGTGGTGATTTCATGCGCTATCGCGCACCACGCGGGGCCAGATCCGGTCTCACCGCCCGCGAATGAAAAGTGCCCACGGATACCACCCCATCCGCGGGAATGTTTCACCCGCGGGGATCACTTTCCTGGAGGACCGAAGCAATGATTTTGTCGGAAATTCGCATCGCACTGGCCGGTCTGGGTACGGTGGGAACAGCCGTCGCCCGGCTGCTCCAGGAGGATGCCCAGCGCCTTCAACAGGAAACCGGCGTGCCCCTGCGCCTCACGGTCATCTTTGACCGTAGCTATTGGCGGAAGGAAACCGGCTGGCTCCCGCCTGAAATACGACTGACCGATTCGCTGGACGAGTTCCTCCGTCACCCGGTTGATATCGTGGTGGAACTGATTGGTGGCATCGAGCCCGCTGAGTACATCATCACGACCGCCCTCCGAGAGGGTAAGGCCGTGGTGACGGCCAACAAGTTCCTGCTGGCCCAAGCCATTCACCGCTACCTCACGCTGGCTGCCGAACACCGCGCCTATCTCGGATTTGAGGCAGCCGTCGCCGGAGGCATCCCCATCATCCGCGCGCTCCGCCACTCGCTGTGCGCCGACCACATCGTCCGGGTGCGAGGAATCCTCAACGGCACGTGCAATTTCATCCTCAGCGAGATGGCTGCGAG
It includes:
- a CDS encoding ABC transporter permease translates to MKDFGRTLYAFLLRDARIALSYRLQFLFQFVVVVLTVLILYFISQLIRSTPALEEYGGYLPFATVGLAVSSYFQTGFSSFAGAIRNEQMAGTLEALLMTPTRIPVIVIASSVWDFFWATAVAITYLVTAQVLLGIHLQGSWTLALVLLVLTTLIFASLGVISASFVMVFKRGDPIGLVIGSLSTLLGGVFYPVSALPPWVQTISHLLPITYGLQGLRDVLLRGATLAAVWRDLVVLLAFAAVLVPLSLFCFKKAVARAKREGSLLQY
- the sucD gene encoding succinate--CoA ligase subunit alpha, with protein sequence MSILVDHNTRVVVQGITGREGTFHTQQMKAYGTKIVAGVTPGKGGMIHEGVPVFNTVEQAVRETGATASVIYVPAAVAADAIMEAADAGIELVVCITEGIPVLDMVKVMAFLEGRPTRLIGPNCPGIISPGKCKIGIMPGHIHREGTVGVVSRSGTLTYEAVWQITERGLGQSTCIGIGGDPIVGTTFVDALRLFEQDEQTEAVVLIGEIGGTAEEEAAAFVRSAMTKPVVGFVAGQTAPPGRRMGHAGAIIAGGQGTAAEKIKAMSEAGIHVVLSPADIGDTVAKILRA
- the ndk gene encoding nucleoside-diphosphate kinase encodes the protein MIERTLAIIKPDAVAAGHIGDIIRRIEREKFRIRGMKLLRLTKAQAEGFYAVHRDKPFFESLTTFMSSGPCVVLLLEGESAIARWRDVMGATDPARAAEGTIRKQFGTTIERNAVHGSDAPETAAFETAYFFNALETIG
- a CDS encoding DUF2905 domain-containing protein, translated to MPTEGWASVGKFFLLLGGLFIALGALILVLERFPQLPIGRLPGDIRIERGNFHLYIPLGTSLLVSVLLTLLWSLISHLRR
- a CDS encoding D-glycerate dehydrogenase translates to MSGEKRFRIFATCDIGQEALDRLRARGYDVEVYPSPDPPPKELIIEKVKSGIDALITTLRDRIDREVFAAGQGTLKVVAQDAVGFDNIDRAAANEFKIPFTHTPDVLNEATAEFAFFILGCLSRKLWSSEQLVRENRWGAWHPYLPFLGDEVTGKTVSVIGTGRIGKAFIKKCVGMDMNILCYDPVFQDHAFIAHVQRELDLRYEVGFSEERRTIAYVSFDDALRGGDYVSLHVPLLRPGESDTPTYHLMNEDSFRKMKPTAYLINTSRGPVVDENALYWALKNRVIAGAALDVYEKEPLPPDSPLRDPELADRLRLYHHFASGGKITRLSPDPNKGMAGRTVQAVIDVLEGNYGGDLTKMPFVVNKEAFRS